In the Brassica napus cultivar Da-Ae chromosome A7, Da-Ae, whole genome shotgun sequence genome, one interval contains:
- the LOC106431027 gene encoding uncharacterized protein LOC106431027 yields the protein MASGDQKFAERKNQPVSPPTPIVQPTTPTKRVLITTLLAGVIGGGAGLVSKRRKAYPNIPTIYATNFAIVAGCYCGAREFVRITRRSEHDDVLNSTIGGLFSGALLGRLQGGPYGALRYSVIFAAMGTASAYAGHKAKAMLENHRNKDSIKLPEWFPIQILDDEALAKKKAQEQKIFSERSFGRLNKEET from the exons ATGGCGTCCGGTGATCAGAAATTCGCAGAACGAAAGAATCAGCCGGTATCTCCTCCGACGCCGATTGTGCAGCCAACTACTCCGACGAAACGTGTGCTGATCACTACCCTTCTCGCAG GAGTTATTGGAGGAGGAGCTGGTTTAGTCTCTAAACGCCGGAAAGCTTATCCCAATATTCCCACTATTTATGCTACCAACTTCGCCATCGTCGCTGGTTGCTATTGCG GAGCTCGTGAGTTTGTGAGGATAACTCGAAGATCAGAACATGATGATGTGTTGAACTCAACTATTGGAGGGCTTTTCAGTGGTGCTTTGCTTGGAAGACTTCAAG GAGGTCCATATGGTGCATTGCGCTACTCTGTCATTTTTGCTGCTATGGGCACTGCCTCTGCCTATGCCGGCCATAAAGCAAAAGCAATGTTAGAGAACCACCGTAACAAGGATTCAATCAAGTTGCCTGAGTGGTTTCCTATTCAAATACTCGATGACGAAGCCTTAGCAAAGAAGAAAGCTCAGGAACAGAAGATATTCTCTGAAAGATCATTTGGGAGATTGAACAAGGAAGAGACTTGA
- the LOC106431012 gene encoding cilia- and flagella-associated protein 251: MSEFALSSSPEENQNMKIIGFSSLLLSDFQLFCSFIISHPFYFSYVLFFSPYLFKILSFLSPLFVTTTLLLLALLSTLHLHDTFPDSESLETQPGFLVSFCSKLGSVLEPKFDVNNEDVNELEAYKMVVEACSMECASEDESMEVTFVDKFCSHEVSITVSKSLTDEKQVEIQPLKLENQMDLEKEEKCEEELVEEQKVKLETDVVIDNGEGQFWKEPTKEESKAQKVDLVGDCNDLPRLSDFLGEEKKNKVNDQKEEEEDVSLKSFGSMRKEKEWRRTLACKLFEERHNADVGQGMDQLWETYETETEKKQTEGEKKKEKKMKTKKSMTMMKTKSIEKKEVAVEEEDDDDVIDQQQLCCLQALKFSTGKMHLGIARPNLVKLSKAFKGLGRFYNANKHPKKG, translated from the coding sequence ATGTCTGAATTTGCCTTGTCATCATCTCCAGAAGAGAATCAAAACATGAAGATTATTGGTTTTTCTTCACTACTTCTCTCTGACTTTCAActcttttgttcttttataATCTCTCAccctttctatttttcttacgTACTCTTCTTCTCACCTTACTTGTTCAAGATTCTATCTTTTCTCTCACCACTCTTCGTCACCACCACACTTTTGCTTCTCGCTTTACTCAGTACTCTGCATCTTCACGACACTTTTCCCGACTCTGAATCACTCGAAACCCAACCAGGCTTCCTCGTTTCCTTTTGTAGTAAGCTCGGTAGTGTCTTGGAACCCAAGTTTGATGTCAACAATGAGGATGTTAACGAACTGGAAGCGTATAAGATGGTCGTTGAGGCTTGCTCGATGGAATGTGCGTCCGAGGATGAGAGTATGGAGGTAACCTTTGTTGACAAATTCTGTAGCCATGAAGTCAGCATCACCGTGTCGAAATCTCTGACCGATGAGAAACAAGTTGAGATCCAACCGCTGAAGTTGGAGAATCAGATGGActtggagaaagaagagaagtgTGAAGAGGAACTCGTAGAAGAACAGAAAGTCAAGCTAGAAACTGACGTTGTCATCGATAACGGAGAAGGGCAGTTTTGGAAAGAACCGACAAAAGAAGAATCCAAGGCTCAAAAAGTAGATCTTGTCGGAGATTGTAATGATCTCCCAAGACTGAGCGACTTTCtcggagaagagaagaaaaacaaagtGAATGatcagaaagaagaagaagaagatgtttcTCTTAAGAGCTTTGGGTCAATGAGGAAAGAGAAAGAGTGGAGGAGAACATTGGCATGCAAGCTGTTCGAGGAACGACACAACGCTGACGTAGGACAAGGGATGGATCAGCTTTGGGAGACTTACGAGACCGAAACAGAGAAGAAGCAAACCgaaggagagaagaagaaggagaagaagatgaagaccaagaagtCGATGACGATGATGAAGACGAAGAGTATAGAGAAGAAGGAAGTAGCAGTGGAAGAGGAAGACGATGATGATGTGATTGATCAGCAGCAACTGTGCTGCTTACAGGCACTGAAGTTCTCAACAGGGAAGATGCATTTGGGAATTGCGAGGCCTAACCTTGTGAAGCTATCTAAGGCTTTCAAAGGATTGGGAAGGTTTTACAATGCCAACAAGCATCCCAAGAAAGGATGA